The genomic DNA TCGGTCGAGATCAGCTGGAATTGCCCCTGTGCGATCTCTGTCCGTGCGACGGCCAGGATTCTGCCGTCGCCCAGATAAACCGCCGAGGGTTCGGTCGGCCAGTTCGCTTTGGTCAATCCCGATTCGATGGTGTTCTGCGTCCACGTGACTCCGTCGTCGCGGCTGGTCATCGTGCCCCACGATTGCGTCGCATCGTCGCTGTAATTTCCGGCGAACCACAACGACATGAGCCCGACTGTCGGGACTGCGAAGACGTCCGTGATCTGCATCGGTTGAACGGCAAGTTCTGGCGTCGCGACGCGTTCGAACTTTACCCCATCGGTGGTTCGATAGAGGTCGTGATTCCATTGCTTCCCAATTCGCCGCACCCACAGCAGCATCGCCCCAGTGGAATCGAGCCCCTTGGCGACGGTGACCTCGCCATCTCCCGGCGTGTTGGCGACAGTTGTCTCCGCCGTCCAAGTTTTTCCGCCATCGTTGGAGGTGCGTGCGAAGACGGCGCGGGCATCCTCTTTGATCGAATGAGCTGTGCCTCGGCTGTAAACGCAGACAAGTTTCTCGCCGATCGCTTGGATCATCGGCCACGAGTTGTAGCCGCTTACGTCTTGCACAACGTGTGGCTCGGCAAGTGCCGTCAGCGGCGTCACCTTGACCATGGCCAGCCCTGCGGGCCGGGTGAACGAATCGTTAGGATCGCCCGGTTCCCGCTGGATTCGTACCGTCAACGGAGCTTGCGGATCGACTTCGTAATACGATTCCAGAACGATTGTTCGCGAGTAGAACGGCGCGGCGGGAAGCGCTGTTGGAACGGGCTTGCCCAAAAAATACTTGTCGGTGAACGGGGCATTCTCCACCATCTGCGACAGATGGACTCGGTAGACGTCGTTGTATTCGGGGCTGGTTTTTGGATCTGTCGTCGTGACAACGATCTCGACTTTCACCGCGACGCAGTCGTTCGGGAATCCGCTCACGACTCCAGCGACCGACTGCCCCGTTGTGCCACCCGAAAGCGACCAGATGGGAATGTGAGTGGATCCGCTGGACATCAGCACCAACGAGGGCTTGCCCGTCGCGATCGACATCTCGTTCGCCGACAGGTAGACAGGCGAGCCCGCTACCGCTTGATCGCCGGGGGATTTGTCCGGTTCACCTGCGAAGAGATGTGTCGCAAAACTGGCAAGCAGTGCTATAGAAAGGAGGAGGGGCTGTAGCTTTCTCGTAATTGTTGGCAACATCATTTCGTGTGTGTGAGTTGGTGGGCGGCGGGGCGACGGAGGTGTTAGCCATTCGAAGCCCCGTGAGTATCGCCGCGTCGTGATAGGGAGTTCGGTTTTGGTTGCGTTCGGACAACCACTGGATTGCGTATGAGTTGACCATTCTACTCGACGCTGCAGCGATCGTTTACCTTGAGGTTTCGACAGGTGACCGAAAAGGACT from Rosistilla oblonga includes the following:
- a CDS encoding sialidase family protein, whose product is MSIATGKPSLVLMSSGSTHIPIWSLSGGTTGQSVAGVVSGFPNDCVAVKVEIVVTTTDPKTSPEYNDVYRVHLSQMVENAPFTDKYFLGKPVPTALPAAPFYSRTIVLESYYEVDPQAPLTVRIQREPGDPNDSFTRPAGLAMVKVTPLTALAEPHVVQDVSGYNSWPMIQAIGEKLVCVYSRGTAHSIKEDARAVFARTSNDGGKTWTAETTVANTPGDGEVTVAKGLDSTGAMLLWVRRIGKQWNHDLYRTTDGVKFERVATPELAVQPMQITDVFAVPTVGLMSLWFAGNYSDDATQSWGTMTSRDDGVTWTQNTIESGLTKANWPTEPSAVYLGDGRILAVARTEIAQGQFQLISTDYGATWKRSQTNILDVRASTPSLILDAETGLLSNYYYERGRGILRRRVVDPDSVFDHPLAWPASEAVAIASPVTWDSGNANATVIGSDHYVAFYSGEAPDTSVLVSEIPAPTASNSRSSGSRPGTDPK